ACGGGAGACGTGGTTGTTTCGCCGCGTCCGACGGCGCGTTCAGCTTGAGGGAATGGGGGGCGGGGCAGAATCAGAGGCATGGCTTTATCTAGGCGATCCCGCCGTTTTGCGCCTGTATCCTCACGTTCACCTACCCGATGGCGATTGGCTGGCGTGGCTGAAGACACGGTAACGCATAACGGTAACACGTAGAGGATAATCAGAGGATGATCCCATTGGGATTGCCCACCAAGATGAGAGGTTTTGTATGCCCATCGTACCTCCCCTCCGCTGGCGTGACGGCGGTGGGTGGCTGATCCTTCGTAGCTATGGCGACTTGAATGATCCGATCACCCTTGATTTGGATACGCAAACGCTGACGAAGATTGCACGGGGCGAACCCCTTGCCTACCTTTGGGCGGGCGGCGACATTGAGGACGCTGACACCCACCTTGACCTTTTGGAAGACCTCGGCGCCCCAACGGGCTATCTCGTTGATTTGTTGACAGAGGACGATGAGACAATCACCGCCCAATTGAAGGACGCGGGGTTGATCATCCTCGGTGATGGCGATGAGCGGACTCTTCGCTCGGCATTGGTGGGCGCAGCGGAGGCAGCGCTAATGACAGCCTTTCGGCGGGAGGGAGTGATTTTGGGTATTGGGGCGGGGGCGCGGGTTTTGGGATCGCTGCTGCTGACACACGGCGCGGGGTTGGGGTGGGTGGCAGGGGCGTGTATCCTGACCGATTACGATTTGACCAGTGCGGGGGATATGGCAGCCGTGCTGCTGAACAACCCCGGCACCTATGGGATTGGGATCGGCGCGGGGGCGGGGTTGGTGTTGGGTGGCGATGGTCAGATTGAGGTGTGGGGGACGGGCAAAGTGACCGTCACCCTGGGAGGAAATCCGAAATGAGCGGGAAAGTCGATCCCATCGATTCAAACGACGCCTACGATCCGAATGATCCGGCACTGGAGAGCTATACGCAGCGGGTAAAGGTGGAACGCCCTGTGCCGTTTGTGCCGCAGCGAGTGGTTTCCCTTGTCCCTAGTGTGACCGAAACCCTTTTTGATCTCGATTTGGGAGATCGTTTGGTGGGGGTGACGGAGTACTGTACCCGTCCAGCGGAAAAAATAGCGGCGGCACGGCTGCCCCGCGTGGGGGGGACAAAAAACCCCGACATTAGGGCAATCCTTGCGCTGCGCCCTGATCTGGTCATAGTAAACCGTGAAGAAAACCGCAAGCCCGATGCGGACGCGCTTAACGAGGCGGGAATCACGACATGGGTGACCGAGCCGAACACCGTCCGCGAGGCGGTGGAACTGCTCTGGCAGATCATGGATGTCTTTGAATATGCGGCAATGACGCACCGCGTGCGGATGATCCACATCACCTATGAGGCGACACGCCGCTATATGAACGAGGAAACGGACCTCCCTTTGGTGAAAACCTTCGTTCCGATCTGGCACGATCCGCTGATGACCTTCAACCAACATACCTATATTCACGATTTGCTGTTCACCTGTGGGGCGCTGAATGTGTTTGCTGAACGGGAACGGGCATTTCCCCTCGCCGCTGATCAGGGGAAGGCTGATCCCCTCCCACCGGATGATCCGCGTATCACTGGACGGGATATACGCTACCCTCGCGTCACAATGGAGGAAGTGATCGCCGCTCAACCAGAGTTAATCTTGCTGCCGGATGAGCCGTATCCATTTGGGGAGGCGGAATTGGAGGCGTATAGCGCGATACTTGCCAAGACGCCCGCAGTGAAAAATGGGCATATTTACTTGGTGGATGGCTCGTTCCTAACATGGCACGGGACGCGCCTTGCCTATGCACTGAACGACCTTCCACCGCTAATTGCCCGTGTACGGGGGGCGGTGGAAGGGGCGGAGTAAATGCGCCCCTACGAGGTTTTGCGTAGGGTATTACGGTACAGAGAGGACGCTGGCGCGGGAACGGACCCCCCTGTGCTTAGCTATCGGACAGGGCTACTAACTGTCCCCGAAAGGTAGCGGCGAGGTCGGGCGCGGTTTGCCCGATATGGGCGATCAACCCAAGCACGTAGCCGCGAAAGTTTGGATGGTTCATCCGGTTTTGGGCGTTTAACCCCGTCTGCGCTGCGTTATGAAGAATTGCCCGCACCTGACGGCGCATCTGGCGGGGGGTATTCACTTTATCGTTGACAACCAACCCGGTGACAATCTGGCGCTGCCCGCGCTGGTAAAAGCGTGTCTTTTTTGGATGGACAGTGAACCCTTCAGCGGCGATGATATGCCCCGCTGTTTTCATCAGTTTGAACAGAACATCCCGATCCTCGCCAGAAAAGGTGAGATCGTCGGCGTAGCGGGTGTAGGTGACACCGCGTTTCACCGCCAAACCCGCCAAGCGTTTATCCAAGCGGCGGGCGGCAAGGTTTGCCAGCGCGGGACTCGTTGGCGCACCTTGTACCAACGCACGGGGGCTAAGTCCAGCATAGTAGGGACGATCTGGGCGCTGAATCATTTCGCGGTCACTTTCCGTGCAAAGTAACGCCAACACCGAGGCGATGGTGTAGCCATAGCCCAATCCAGTGAACAAGCCGCGCACCCGCCGAAAGGTGATTGAGGGAAAGAACTCCTTTAGGTCAAGGTTAAGGACAAAAGGCTTACCGGCATGGGGGCTGGCATTCGTCACGATGTTTCGTCCCTTCCGAAAGCCGTGTGCTGGCTCGGTAAGCACAATTTTATTCAAGATCTCAGCAAGAATTTTACGTTGGATTGCCTTCAAGCCTGTTTTAGGGGCAAGGATTACCCGCTGCCCGCCGCTCCGTTTGGGAAGAACATAGCGCACATAATGGTAGACGCTGCTGGTCGTTTGGTTGTAGGTGTACCAGCGCAAACGGGAGAGCTCGACGTTCAGCCACTCTGCCAATGCTTTTTCGTTTTTCAGGATGGGGAGGTTTTGGGCGGTGAGTTTTTTTTCGTTTAGCGCACGGCGGCTCAGGTTTTGGCTGTTTAAGCCCACCCCAAAATAGCGACGATCTCGACGGCGGCGTTCGCGGCGCTGCTGTTCGCGTTCGGCACGCCATTCGGATTGTTCGCTACGCCAATCGGCTGAACGCCATTGGAGTTCCTCATCCGTGTAACTCAGCCGCCAAGCCCGTAGCGCATCGGATGTCATGTCCGCTCCTCTGAAATAAATTTTGTTCAGTTAGGAAAAAAACAGGTCACACAATGTTGGCGCGGGTTACTATCACGAGTCTTGGAGCAGGACACCACTTGTTCGAGAGCGGTGTCCTGTGACGAAGTGATGGGGCTAGTGTCCCGCCGCGACGTAACATCGCAGCATTCTGGCTAACCACGCTTGGTCTTGTGTGACCTATTTAGAACAAGTGTATCGTTATATGAAAAAATGTCAAGAGGGGAGTTTTCGACGTGAAGATATTCGTTTGACTCTGGTTTGACTCTGGTCTACCATTGCCGAATGAGCCATCCATGAGAGGTGTGATTCCATGACGAACGCGCCAACCGCCGAAAATGGCGGAAACCTCCCTGAGGCAAGCCCTCCCCTCGCCGCACCGTCGGCTAACCCACCAGATGCCATGAACCGCCGTCCGATCACGCAGCAAGCGCGGAACTATCGGCGTTATTGGCCCGCGTGGATGAAGCAAATGCCCTATTTACGCCTTCCCGCGCCAAAGGATGATTTCTCCCTGATTGATCGGGCAGAGATGCGCAAGGTGTTGGGCGATACCGCGCCGGAGGTGATTCGCGCTATCGAGCGCGATCTTGACCTGCTGGAAGCAGACGTGAGCAAGCTGTTCAGCCGCCGTGACGCCCAAGCTGCCCAATATCAAAACCGCTTTCGGCTCTACCAAGTGGGCTATATCATCCTCGCCATGATAGCCACACTCTTAGGTTCGCTGATGGTTTTAGCCCTGAATAATGAACCGCGTTGGGTGCCGGTGATTGGCTTTGGCGAGACGGTGATCGCATTGTTAGCAACATTTTTGGCAAGCCTTTCTGGGCGGGGGGAAAACCCCCTCAGCGCGTGGCTGGATAACCGCCGCCGCGCCGAAAACCTTCGCCGCGAATTCTTTCGCTACCTGATGAAATTACCGCCCTACGACGCTCTGAACGGGGCAGCACGGCGAACGACACTCTCGAAACGGGCAGCGTTGATCAATCAGGGGCAAATGCCCGATATAGGCACGAATGGGAAGGACTCATGAGCGACCAACCAACCAGACCACGCGCCAACGAACTTCCTCAACAGCCGATTCAGGACAGCCAACTGGTGCAAGATCGGCGTTACATGGAAGCACTGAACAAGCTGTTCAATCGGTTTGCCGTTGAAGATCAGCGCGTGTACTACGAATATGCCATTGAGCGCAACCGACGGGCTGGCTCACAGGTGAGTTTGATACGGGCGTTTACCGCGTTTGTAGCGGGCTTTGCGGCGGCGCTGACTGCCCTTTTGGTGCAGTCGGTGTTTGTTCCGGGGGCGCAATGCACGATGGACACCGCCGGAATTTCGTATTGTGATACGATGAAGTTCCTCGTCTCGCTGACGACCCTGATCGCCGTTATTGCCCCTGCCATTGGCTCAGCCTTTAACGGACTTTCCGATTTGTACCAGTGGGATCGGCAGGTGGGGATGTTCACCTCGGCATTGGAAAGCCTTGTCGTCGCTGATGCCTACTCCCCCGATTCGGAGGAAGCGGACACCTACTATCGCGCCTCGTTAAGCGCCTTTGCGCAAGGGACGCTGGAGGTTATGGAGAGCGAAACGGCG
This genomic interval from Anaerolineales bacterium contains the following:
- a CDS encoding ABC transporter substrate-binding protein, with the translated sequence MSGKVDPIDSNDAYDPNDPALESYTQRVKVERPVPFVPQRVVSLVPSVTETLFDLDLGDRLVGVTEYCTRPAEKIAAARLPRVGGTKNPDIRAILALRPDLVIVNREENRKPDADALNEAGITTWVTEPNTVREAVELLWQIMDVFEYAAMTHRVRMIHITYEATRRYMNEETDLPLVKTFVPIWHDPLMTFNQHTYIHDLLFTCGALNVFAERERAFPLAADQGKADPLPPDDPRITGRDIRYPRVTMEEVIAAQPELILLPDEPYPFGEAELEAYSAILAKTPAVKNGHIYLVDGSFLTWHGTRLAYALNDLPPLIARVRGAVEGAE
- a CDS encoding RNA-directed DNA polymerase, which gives rise to MTSDALRAWRLSYTDEELQWRSADWRSEQSEWRAEREQQRRERRRRDRRYFGVGLNSQNLSRRALNEKKLTAQNLPILKNEKALAEWLNVELSRLRWYTYNQTTSSVYHYVRYVLPKRSGGQRVILAPKTGLKAIQRKILAEILNKIVLTEPAHGFRKGRNIVTNASPHAGKPFVLNLDLKEFFPSITFRRVRGLFTGLGYGYTIASVLALLCTESDREMIQRPDRPYYAGLSPRALVQGAPTSPALANLAARRLDKRLAGLAVKRGVTYTRYADDLTFSGEDRDVLFKLMKTAGHIIAAEGFTVHPKKTRFYQRGQRQIVTGLVVNDKVNTPRQMRRQVRAILHNAAQTGLNAQNRMNHPNFRGYVLGLIAHIGQTAPDLAATFRGQLVALSDS
- a CDS encoding DUF4231 domain-containing protein, whose product is MTNAPTAENGGNLPEASPPLAAPSANPPDAMNRRPITQQARNYRRYWPAWMKQMPYLRLPAPKDDFSLIDRAEMRKVLGDTAPEVIRAIERDLDLLEADVSKLFSRRDAQAAQYQNRFRLYQVGYIILAMIATLLGSLMVLALNNEPRWVPVIGFGETVIALLATFLASLSGRGENPLSAWLDNRRRAENLRREFFRYLMKLPPYDALNGAARRTTLSKRAALINQGQMPDIGTNGKDS